The stretch of DNA TCGTTACTTTTTTCGACTCTTTTTGTCCGCCGTCCCTGGCTTTTCCCGAAGATCCCACCGGTATTCATATCTCAGGTTCCGGAAAACCAATCGGGAAAGTGCTGGCTGCGTTAGAGCTGAACCCCGCGGTTTTTCAAAAAACCTTGGCGCTTGACGCCGGTTTTCTCTTCCTTCACCATCCACCGCTTTGGGAACCCCTCAACCGTCTGTCACGGAAAGATCTCTGGACCAATATGCTTTGCGAGCTGTATCATCGGGGGGTCTGTGTCCTGGCTCACCACACCAACCTGGATTGTCAGAAACCAGGCATGTCCGAGCAATGGATGGAGGGTCTTGCTCTCGCGGGTCCCTCCTCCCCCCTGTTACCCCGGACGGCCGCTCCTGAATATACGGTGGTCACCTTTACCCCTCCGGGAGCACTGGACAAAATCAGAGACGGCGCTTTCAAGGCGGGAGGGGGAACGATCGGCCGCTACCGGGAATGCAGCTTTTCCACCCCGGGGACCGGAACCTACACCCCACAAAGCGGGGCTTTGCCCTACCGGGGAAATGTTGGGCAACGGGAAACAATTCCGGAAGTCCGACTGGAGATCCACGTCGATTCTTCCCGTCTGGCACGGGTTGTGACTGCGTTACACAACGCGCACCCCTATGAAAATCCGGTCATCGACGTCTACCCTCTCCCGCCCGCCACTCCGTCCTTGACCGGGTTGGGCCGTCTGATCCACCTGACCGAGGCCATAGATTCAGAAACCCTCTTTAACCGGGCTCAGGAGCTTTTTTCCCATCAATGCCGCCTGGATGCTCCATACGGCGAGATTCCTGCCGTTCTCCGAAAAATCGCTCTGTGCCCGGGAAGCGGCAGTTCCTTACTGCCCGCGGTTTTGGATAGTGACCCCCAAATCTATCTCACCGGTGATCTTTCCCACCACCAAGTGGAAAAACTACGTCTCAACGGGATTTTCTCCCTCCAGGTGCCCCATGGCCCGGGAGAGCGGTATGCCTTCAGAAAAATCTTTCACAGAATCCGGGAACAGGCCTGCCGGGAGCAACTCAAGGCGGAACTCGTCTTCGAAGATGAATGTTAGCTTTGCGGTAATTGCCATCGGTGCCGGTCCTTTCCGTTACAAGGAGACAAAGTGTTGTGTTGACCGTAATCCAATCCCTCCTGAATCTACAAATGTTGGACAGCCGTATACGGACTATCCGCAAAAAAATTCAACGAAATGAAGAGGAAAGCGAGCGCTATCTGAGGAAACAGGAAAACGACCGGAAAAAACTCACCGATCTCAAGCCAATGAAAGAACGGGAAATGCTGGCCCTAGCCAATAAAGAACTGGAACTGAAGGGAGTCGAAGCGAAGCTGGATGCTCTGAAAAAGAAACTCTACAGTGGAGATATCACCTCATCGAAAGAACTCTCCCAATGGGAAAAGAACATGGAGATCTTCGAAAAATTAAAAGAACGCCTGGAGGAAGAAATTATCACCCAAATGGTACACGTTGAAACATTCCAGGTTTCTTTTGAAGAGGAAGTAAGCCGGATCAAGCAGCAGGATAGCCGGGTAGAACACTTTCTTGGCCAGGCTCAGGAAGAGCTGGTTGTGTTGACCGAGGAACTGTCCGGGTTGACCCAGAAACGGGAAAGAGTCACTTCCACGATACCCGCTCCCGTGTACCGGGAATACGACAAGCTTATCCAACGAATAACCGATCCACTCGCCGAACTGGTCGAAGAAACCTGCGGGGGCTGTAGGCTGACCGTACCCCTTGCTATCGAGAAAGCCGCCCGCAAGGAAGAAGGGTTAATCCGTTGTCCGAACTGCAGCCGGTTTCTTTATTCCAAACCTAAGGATAGCATTTATAAGTCCAATCGGTTATACTTAAAAGCGGGTGAGGGGACGTTCGGGTAATCGCGGGTGGAAAACCCACTCGAGGAAAGTCCGAGCTCCACAGAGCAGGGTACTGGGTAACACCCAGCGGGGGTAACCCCGGGAAAGTGCCACAGAGAGGGAAACCGCCTCCGGTCATGCCGGAGGCAAGGGTGAAAAGGTGAGGTAAAAGCTCACCGGGCAACGGGTGACCGTTGTGCCAGGTAAACCCTACCCGGAGCAAGGCCAAATAGGAAGGGTTGAGGTTGCTCGCCGACCTTCGGGTTGGCCGCTTGAGGAACCGGGAAACCGGCTCCCCAGACAGATGGTTACCACCTCCCCCGTTCCGGGGGAGGACAGAACTCGGCTTACAGAATGTCCCCCCACCTCTGTACCTCTAGGTATATTCCACTTACTAGATATTATGTTCTCATTCCTCTTTTCACTGAAAACTGACCGAGCCGTTCAACCGTTTGACTTTCCCGCACCGAGCAGGATCAGTATCCTGCAGTTACACACCAACCGCGAAGTTTGAGGATCTGTGCGATGTTAACTGAAATTCTTCACCTCCCTTACTTATCATCAAGTCTTTTAACTATACGTAGAACACGTTACAAAAAAAACCGCCACCTCACACCCGTCCCAATTTATCGTATATTCCATATTCTCTGACCGTTTTCAGAAACGTCAAAAAGTTTTCCACCGGAGTGTCCAACTGCACGTGATGAGTCGGTGAGATGAGAAATCCTCCACCCGGAGCCATTGTCCGCAGCCTTTTTAGTGTTTCCCGTTTCACGTCGTCTTGATTCCCAAAGGGGAGCGTGTGTTGCTCGTCGATAGTTCCCCAGAACGACAGCCGCTTCCCGTAGCGCTTTTTCAAGTCCTCCGGATCCATGGCCAAGGGCTGGATCGGATTCAGGACATCGATTCCCACTTCGATCAGTTCGTCAATGATGGGCAGAATATTACCGTCGCTGTGATAGGCAATCTGGAGATCAGGCTTGAGTGTCTTTAATTCGTGACACAGCGCGGCCATCCGGGGCTTGAGATAGCGCCGCCAAAGTTCCGGTGAGATGAGCATTCCCCGCTGGGTCCCAACGTCATCGCCCAGCCAGATACCGTCCACCCCCATCTGCACCATTTGTTTGGCCGCTTCCCGGTGGTAATGAAAGGGAATATCCAGGATCTGGTGGGCCTTTTCCTCATTCAACACCAGGTCCATCAGCAACCGGTCAAGACCCCTGAGATACCAGGCTCCCTCGAATATCGTACACACCGTCACCCCCAGCACATACCAATCACGACCGTAGTCCCGGATTAAGCCGGCAAGCGGGCGATACAGTTCTTCCCGGAAAGGGTCGGGGGGCCGGTAATCATCGATCACCGCGTCGTCGGCCAACGGATGCTGTTCGATTTCCGTGTAACGGCCAGTCCCGAAGCGGGTTTCATAAGGCACCTGTTTCCAGCGAATTCCCCATTCGCAGGTATACCGGTCATCATCCGAAGCATAATATGAGTTGGCGATACCAATTGAGAACTGAACGAGGTCAAGTCCAAGGGCTTCTTCAAGATCATGAACCACTCCGCCGTGGGGATTCACCGGGGTAAGGGGAAGGTGGAGCTTCGCACGGAGAAGTTGGGCAAATTCGGGCACAAAGCTGGCGGTGACCGGCACCCGATCGCCTACCTGTCGGCGCAAGGCGATCTTCACTCTTTCTTTGGCGTTCATCCGTCTCCTCCCAAACCACTTCTTTCAACGCTTCATCGTATGAATCTGCTAAACCCCACCACTCAAACTCTTACCAGTGGCCAGGGAATTCAGAGTCTTCACCTTCGGTTTCCAGGCCTTGTAACCCCGGTACATAGCCAGCGCGCTTTCCACCGGAACCAGTTCATGAACCTCGCTGTCCGAACCGAAAAAAACCCCTCCCCGGGGTACCATTTCCGATGCCAGATCATATGCTTCCTGTTCGATCTGGGCGGGTGGGACAAAGGGCAGCGTCTGGCTGCAGCTTATTCCACCCAGCAACAAAAGGTCGGGATACCGCCTCCGTACATCGGTCATGCTCATGCCCGCCGCCTGCTCGACCGGATGAAAACCATCGATCTCGACCTCGCTCACCAGAAGTTCCAGGAGAGGGTTAACGTTCCCATCGCTGTGAAAGATACATTGTAGGCCGGCCTTTTTAGCAGGAGCATAGACTCTTTTCCAGCGAGGAACCATTTTTTCCCGTAAAAAGGCTGGGGGAAAAATCGAACCGGTGGTACTGGCGATATCATCATTCTGTGAAAAAATCGGGGAGGTCGGCATTTCGGCATGAGCCTCGGAAACCGCTTCCCCATAGACAGTAAACACTTCCAGGAGGTAGTCGACAATTTCCGGAGCGTCGATCATCGCTTCAAAGAAAAGGGAAAAATCGGTATACATATAGGCATCCGTCAAGGCCCCCTCCACGGCAGCCACCCAGACCAGGTCAAATTCGCTGAAAACCTCCTGAACGCTTTTCAACCATTCTTTGTACCAACTTTTAATTCCCTTCCGGTCCGGCATCCCAGGCAGGTTTTTCTCCAGTTCCGCCAGGCTGGTGAAGGGCCGGCGGTAAAACCAGGCCGTACCTCCGGTTTCTTTAACCTCCCATCGATCAGGATTGATATTGAAAAACCTGGTCCAAAAATCAAGGGTCCCCCACAACCAGTGCTTCTCTGGGTTATGAATATACCGGGTCGAATCCAGGCCAATGGCTTTGAAAAGGCGGGCATTACGTACAACCAGATTGCTCTCCGAGCCGCCAAACGCTTGTAACAGCTTATTGTTATCGATGAAATCAAAGGTGACGGCTTCCTCGACCGGTTCGAATTTAGCGTTACGGGTGAATCGTTCCAGAGTGCCTCCGGCCATAAAATAGCCTCCTTGCAATACCCTGTCATTCCTGCCAAACTCGGTTGCTCCTCCCGCTGATATCCAAATCCAAATACATCGACAGCTTGTTCACCAGAAGCTCGCCGTAGCTGGTAAAACTATCGGATAAACATTCATTGAAAACCGGTATGATAGGAAGGTAGATTGCCGCATTGTTTTCATCATTTCTTTACCGCGAACAATCCACACCCCGCACCATGGCGGGGTGTGTGCTCATGCTTACCGGTATCGTCATCGCCAACATGGAACAGGCTTTTAATCGCCGATTCCCAGTTCTTCAATCTTCAGATCGAATTCCAGACCGTCCACATAGAGAAGATCAATAAGCTTTTGAAGAATCACCTGCTCCTCTCCCCGGCTTAAGGGATTACCCTTTCTTCGAAAACTGGTTAATACCACTTTGATCATGACCGATTCCTCCTGTTTTATCGTGCATAAGCTCTCTCTTAACTTCTGAATACTACCTTCTGACCACTGATGAGCGATTTCTGCTCTCCTACTTTAACCTTCGCTGTCCTGTTTCGCAAGGTTCCGTCCGGGGAATGGAGTGCCTTTTACCTGGTGAAGAGGCCGATCGCCTCAAAATGCACAGTTTGCGGAAAGAGGTCTACGAATCCGATCTGGCGGAGATGATACCCATGTTCCCGGAAAAGAGTCGTATCCCGGGCCAGCGAGGATATGTTACAGGAAACATAAATTATTTTTTCCGGAACCAGCCGGCAGAGTCTTCTGATCACTTTCCGGTTCAACCCACAGCGGGGTGGGTCGACAGTCACAATCGGGATTTCTTTCACCGGGTAATCGACCAGTTCCTGTTCCACTTTCCCGGTGATGAGGGAGACATTGGCGAGATTATTGGCCAAAGCATTATTGCGGGCATCCTCGATAGCGTTCGGGTTCTCTTCGACACCCACTACCCGGGATACCGCATCAGCCAGATACAAGCCCAATCCGCCTCCTCCACAATAGAGATCGAACAACCAGTCGCCGTCGGTGGGATTGGCCATGCTTTTTGCCCGTTCATAGACCAGGTGGTTGGCCGCCGCATTCACTTGGAAAAAGTTCGCCAGGGAAACTCGGTAATCGATATGCCCGATATTCTCCGTAAACCAGTCCTCGCCCCAGAGAACTTCAGTTCGGTCATAAACCAGGGCGTCGGCCGGCGATTGACTGGTGATGTGAACCAGTCCTATCATCTCCGGAATTTCCGACTGCACCCGCGCGACAAGCTCCCGGCGTTCGGGGAGTTCGAAGGGAGTAGTAAACAACCCGATCAGCACTGCGTTCTTCTTTGCCGAGTAGCGGACGAGAACGTTACGCAGGATTCCTTCTTTGCGAACCGGATCATACCCGGAAATGGAATGGCGTCTCCCGTATTCCCGGAAGACGTGCAGGATCCTACCGACCAGGTCCGGCTTCATCAACAGGCAGGTTGTCAAGTCAACCACCTCCCACCAACGGCCACGGGGACGCAACCCCAGTCTCAGGTCCTTCCCGGAGGAGCCAAAACTGAACTCCATTTTATTTCGGTATTCAATGGATAGCGGGGAAGGGGTAAATCCATCATAAGCAATGGCGCCCCAATCGACTTGCCCTATCCGGTGCATGGTTTCCCAGGCATAACGTTCTTTTATCCGAATCTGCTCAGAATAGGCGATTTCCTGCATGCTGCATCCGCCGCAACCGCTTCGATAGTGCATACAGGGAGGATCAATCCGGTGGGGGGATGTTCGGAGCAACTCCAGGACCTTTCCCAGGAAAACGTTTTTTTTCTTTTTGATGACCTCAACCCGAGCGGTCTCTCCAGGGAGTACTCCATCGACAAAGACGATACGGCTATCCCAGTGTATCACTCCATAGGCTTCCGGTAAAACAAAACCGATCACGTCACCTTCCAAGACACCCACCGGCTGACCGGATGATCGCTTTTCTCCAGTCATTCCCCAATACCCTGCTGCCGCCTGATCTCGTATAGGGCGATCCCCAGCGCAACGGAAGCGTTGAGCGAATGGGAACCTCGCGACAGCGGAATGCGTACGATCCAATCACTCAGGTTCATCACCCGCCGGCGGACACCCCGATCTTCCCCGCCGATGACCACACCCAAAGGCCCGGTTCGCAGATGGAGATCCCACAGGACCCGATCCCCCTGTCCATCAAGAGCTGCGATCCAAAACCCGGTGTCCCGGAACGCCTTGAGAACCGCGGCAAAATTATTGATCTGGAGAACATCGATTTTTTCTATCTCTCCGG from Atribacteraceae bacterium encodes:
- a CDS encoding Nif3-like dinuclear metal center hexameric protein, with protein sequence MEELETLVTFFDSFCPPSLAFPEDPTGIHISGSGKPIGKVLAALELNPAVFQKTLALDAGFLFLHHPPLWEPLNRLSRKDLWTNMLCELYHRGVCVLAHHTNLDCQKPGMSEQWMEGLALAGPSSPLLPRTAAPEYTVVTFTPPGALDKIRDGAFKAGGGTIGRYRECSFSTPGTGTYTPQSGALPYRGNVGQRETIPEVRLEIHVDSSRLARVVTALHNAHPYENPVIDVYPLPPATPSLTGLGRLIHLTEAIDSETLFNRAQELFSHQCRLDAPYGEIPAVLRKIALCPGSGSSLLPAVLDSDPQIYLTGDLSHHQVEKLRLNGIFSLQVPHGPGERYAFRKIFHRIREQACREQLKAELVFEDEC
- the rlmD gene encoding 23S rRNA (uracil(1939)-C(5))-methyltransferase RlmD encodes the protein MTGEKRSSGQPVGVLEGDVIGFVLPEAYGVIHWDSRIVFVDGVLPGETARVEVIKKKKNVFLGKVLELLRTSPHRIDPPCMHYRSGCGGCSMQEIAYSEQIRIKERYAWETMHRIGQVDWGAIAYDGFTPSPLSIEYRNKMEFSFGSSGKDLRLGLRPRGRWWEVVDLTTCLLMKPDLVGRILHVFREYGRRHSISGYDPVRKEGILRNVLVRYSAKKNAVLIGLFTTPFELPERRELVARVQSEIPEMIGLVHITSQSPADALVYDRTEVLWGEDWFTENIGHIDYRVSLANFFQVNAAANHLVYERAKSMANPTDGDWLFDLYCGGGGLGLYLADAVSRVVGVEENPNAIEDARNNALANNLANVSLITGKVEQELVDYPVKEIPIVTVDPPRCGLNRKVIRRLCRLVPEKIIYVSCNISSLARDTTLFREHGYHLRQIGFVDLFPQTVHFEAIGLFTR
- a CDS encoding uroporphyrinogen decarboxylase family protein, encoding MNAKERVKIALRRQVGDRVPVTASFVPEFAQLLRAKLHLPLTPVNPHGGVVHDLEEALGLDLVQFSIGIANSYYASDDDRYTCEWGIRWKQVPYETRFGTGRYTEIEQHPLADDAVIDDYRPPDPFREELYRPLAGLIRDYGRDWYVLGVTVCTIFEGAWYLRGLDRLLMDLVLNEEKAHQILDIPFHYHREAAKQMVQMGVDGIWLGDDVGTQRGMLISPELWRRYLKPRMAALCHELKTLKPDLQIAYHSDGNILPIIDELIEVGIDVLNPIQPLAMDPEDLKKRYGKRLSFWGTIDEQHTLPFGNQDDVKRETLKRLRTMAPGGGFLISPTHHVQLDTPVENFLTFLKTVREYGIYDKLGRV